In Rhinopithecus roxellana isolate Shanxi Qingling chromosome 16, ASM756505v1, whole genome shotgun sequence, a single genomic region encodes these proteins:
- the QRFP gene encoding orexigenic neuropeptide QRFP: MVRSYPLVCLLLLPLGTCFPLLDRRQPTDAMGGTGARESWADLAEGPRPHSVWGSSRWLRASPPQALLVMARGLQTSGREHAGCRFRYGRQDEGSEANDFLPAGGVKASGLLGNLAEELNGYSRKKGGFSFRFGRR, translated from the coding sequence ATGGTAAGGTCCTACCCCCTggtctgcctcctcctcctgccgCTGGGCACCTGCTTTCCTCTACTGGACAGAAGACAGCCCACAGACGCCATGGGTGGCACTGGAGCCAGAGAAAGCTGGGCCGACCTGGCCGAGGGGCCCCGACCCCACTCTGTGTGGGGCTCCTCTCGGTGGCTGAGAGCTTCACCGCCACAGGCCCTGCTTGTCATGGCCAGGGGGCTACAGACATCGGGCAGAGAGCATGCTGGCTGCAGGTTCCGCTACGGGAGGCAGGATGAAGGCAGTGAGGCCAACGACTTCCTCCCTGCCGGAGGAGTGAAGGCCAGCGGCCTGTTAGGGAACCTGGCTGAGGAGCTCAATGGCTACAGCAGGAAGAAAGGCGGCTTCAGCTTCCGCTTCGGTCGGCGGTGA